One window of the Shewanella maritima genome contains the following:
- a CDS encoding YibL family ribosome-associated protein, translated as MNLKQELHALNDKLDKFRRKLAAAEQRGDQAIVMQFKREIAAVTKKIASLKGQQSRQLNKQGGEIKNLPFNRALTKAEQADMGKLKKSVKGLVVVHPMTALGREMGVTQVTGFAKAKF; from the coding sequence ATGAATTTAAAACAAGAGCTGCATGCATTAAATGACAAGCTTGATAAGTTTCGCCGTAAGTTAGCAGCTGCTGAGCAACGTGGCGATCAAGCGATTGTGATGCAGTTTAAACGTGAAATTGCTGCTGTTACTAAGAAGATTGCCAGCTTAAAAGGTCAACAGAGTCGCCAGTTAAATAAGCAAGGCGGTGAAATCAAAAACCTACCTTTCAATCGCGCACTCACTAAAGCTGAACAGGCTGATATGGGCAAGTTAAAGAAGTCTGTTAAAGGTTTAGTTGTAGTCCACCCAATGACGGCTTTAGGCCGTGAGATGGGCGTAACACAAGTTACAGGGTTCGCGAAAGCTAAGTTCTAA
- a CDS encoding hybrid sensor histidine kinase/response regulator: MQQTYKLVRKESPYKELSVLIVDDFDAVTRTLYKAFETLGFKTIIKAKNGKDALMRLEHNIVDIIVSDWKMPKMDGLELLRKVRSHEAYKNVPFIMLTGNLVQSDVVEAIEAGVSEYLIKPFSMASLSERVHKAFVSPIPTSAVAQLAAEKQQAEQKPTKRTVLIVDDEPSNLQVLGGLLKDDYKTIVCRSGSRAIEVCAKPEKPDLILLDIMMPEMDGLAVCKALKDNPETEFIPIIFVTALSQNDDVVKGLSLGAVDYITKPIFPEVVKARVATHIQSVIQREKLVSQIDTLVNSARSRDELQQTFHHDIRNPLMAILSVLPTIKVKELDDVENIGVVSDSAQIMVEMLDKYGLLQEVEQGRFNKPLIPVSVKHVVHRVIGGIKQKLQQKRIKLELNLSEDHMYLGDELLSFIMLSNLLNNAIEAAPPSSPIQVTSKQLESEIRLVITNQGEVPINIQGSSSISLLLQVSLMA; encoded by the coding sequence ATGCAGCAAACGTACAAATTGGTTCGTAAAGAGTCACCCTACAAAGAGTTGTCAGTACTGATTGTTGATGATTTTGATGCAGTCACCCGAACCCTTTATAAAGCCTTTGAAACCTTGGGGTTTAAAACCATTATTAAGGCAAAAAATGGTAAAGATGCTTTAATGCGATTGGAACATAATATTGTCGACATTATTGTTTCTGACTGGAAAATGCCGAAAATGGATGGCTTGGAGCTGCTGCGAAAAGTGCGCAGTCATGAGGCTTACAAAAATGTGCCGTTTATTATGCTAACCGGTAACCTGGTGCAAAGTGATGTTGTTGAAGCGATTGAAGCTGGCGTATCTGAGTACCTTATCAAACCTTTTTCTATGGCCTCGTTAAGTGAGCGGGTACATAAAGCCTTTGTTTCGCCAATACCGACCTCTGCAGTTGCGCAGCTAGCGGCTGAGAAGCAACAAGCGGAGCAAAAACCAACCAAGCGCACTGTATTAATTGTTGACGATGAGCCCAGTAACCTGCAAGTGCTCGGTGGTTTGCTAAAAGACGATTATAAAACAATTGTGTGCCGCAGCGGTTCGCGGGCGATAGAAGTATGTGCTAAACCTGAAAAGCCAGATTTGATTTTGCTGGATATTATGATGCCAGAAATGGATGGTTTGGCTGTGTGCAAGGCATTAAAAGATAATCCAGAGACGGAGTTTATCCCCATTATATTTGTCACGGCATTGTCGCAAAATGATGATGTAGTAAAAGGGCTAAGTTTAGGTGCGGTTGACTATATTACTAAGCCGATTTTCCCCGAAGTTGTTAAAGCCAGAGTCGCGACCCATATTCAAAGTGTTATTCAACGTGAGAAACTCGTCAGTCAAATAGACACTTTAGTTAATAGCGCCCGCTCCCGTGACGAGCTGCAACAAACTTTTCATCATGATATCCGTAACCCGCTGATGGCTATTTTGTCGGTGCTACCAACCATTAAAGTCAAAGAGCTTGATGATGTTGAAAACATTGGAGTCGTGTCTGATAGCGCTCAGATTATGGTGGAAATGTTAGATAAATATGGGTTGCTACAAGAGGTTGAACAAGGAAGGTTTAATAAGCCGCTTATTCCGGTCAGCGTTAAGCATGTTGTGCATCGGGTGATCGGCGGCATTAAACAAAAACTGCAGCAAAAACGTATTAAGTTAGAGTTAAACCTGAGTGAAGACCACATGTACCTAGGTGATGAGTTGCTTAGTTTTATTATGCTCTCGAATCTGCTTAATAATGCGATTGAGGCTGCACCACCAAGTAGCCCAATTCAAGTGACTTCAAAACAGCTGGAATCGGAGATTCGCCTGGTAATTACTAATCAAGGTGAGGTGCCAATTAATATTCAGGGCAGTTCTTCAATAAGTTTGTTACTGCAGGTAAGCCTGATGGCTTAG
- a CDS encoding response regulator, with translation MMDNKKATVLTVDDTVTNIEVVKGVLADDYLVQAALNGPVALKIIAKHKPDLILLDVMMPDMDGYEVCRQLKANDETKDIPVIFLTAKSQEEDETKGLALGAVDYITKPISPPILKERVKNHLLLKASRDMLARQNEVLEERVQERTQQLVDLQDVAMVAMGALAESRDPETGNHIRRTQHYVKALAIELAKTDEHKDYLQPDVITALFKSAPLHDIGKVGVEDSILLKPGKLTDEEFEEMKKHTTYGRDAIEAAEGSLGIADNFLLFAKEIAYSHQEKWDGSGYPEGLAGEDIPVSARIMAVADVYDALISARVYKPAFSHEKAVSIILEGKGSHFDPLMVDCFEKITDKFQQIAKQYSDGDEVQ, from the coding sequence ATGATGGACAATAAGAAAGCCACAGTACTAACCGTTGACGATACTGTGACTAACATTGAAGTGGTGAAAGGGGTGTTGGCTGACGACTATTTAGTCCAGGCCGCACTCAATGGCCCTGTCGCGTTAAAAATTATTGCGAAACACAAACCGGATTTGATTTTACTTGATGTCATGATGCCTGACATGGATGGTTATGAGGTTTGTCGCCAGCTTAAAGCCAACGATGAAACCAAAGACATTCCGGTGATATTTTTAACCGCTAAATCCCAGGAAGAAGATGAGACTAAAGGTTTAGCCCTTGGTGCCGTCGACTATATTACCAAGCCAATTAGTCCGCCGATTTTAAAAGAGCGCGTCAAAAATCACTTATTGCTCAAAGCTTCTCGCGACATGCTTGCAAGGCAAAATGAAGTGTTAGAGGAGCGTGTACAAGAGCGAACGCAACAACTAGTGGATTTGCAAGACGTGGCTATGGTGGCGATGGGCGCGTTGGCTGAATCGAGAGACCCAGAAACTGGCAATCATATTCGCCGTACTCAGCACTATGTAAAAGCCTTAGCGATTGAGCTGGCTAAAACTGACGAGCACAAAGATTACCTGCAACCAGATGTGATTACTGCTTTGTTTAAGTCTGCACCGCTTCATGACATTGGTAAAGTCGGGGTGGAAGATAGCATTCTATTAAAGCCTGGCAAACTCACAGATGAAGAGTTTGAGGAAATGAAGAAGCACACTACCTATGGCCGCGATGCAATTGAAGCTGCAGAAGGCTCATTGGGGATTGCGGATAACTTCTTACTGTTTGCTAAAGAAATCGCCTATTCACATCAAGAGAAATGGGATGGCTCAGGCTACCCAGAAGGGCTTGCAGGGGAAGATATCCCGGTATCAGCTCGGATTATGGCTGTTGCTGATGTGTATGATGCGCTAATTAGTGCCAGGGTTTACAAGCCAGCATTTAGCCACGAGAAAGCAGTCAGTATTATTTTGGAAGGTAAGGGAAGCCACTTTGACCCGTTAATGGTTGATTGTTTTGAAAAAATCACCGACAAATTCCAGCAGATCGCCAAGCAATATTCCGATGGCGATGAAGTGCAGTAG